A DNA window from Rhodococcus sp. Z13 contains the following coding sequences:
- a CDS encoding acyl-ACP desaturase: MTRVLTQLELLRELEPVAEENVNRHLSMAKDWHPHDYVPWDEGRNFAALGGVDWEPEQSRLDEVAKAAMITNLLTEDNLPSYHREIAESFSRDGAWGTWVGRWTAEENRHGIVMRDYLVVTRGVDPVALENARMEHMTNGFASPNSTGMLHSVAYVTFQELATRVSHRNTGRACNDPIADKMLQRIAADENLHMIFYRNICEAALELAPAQTLAAIVEVLKNFQMPGAGMPNFRRNGVLMAKHGIYDLRQHLDDVVMPVLRKWKVFERDLGSDAQQSLEELGVFLEDLGRQAEKFEGMRDRMLAREAAKREKVGADA; encoded by the coding sequence ATGACGCGAGTTCTGACGCAGCTGGAGTTGCTGCGCGAACTGGAACCCGTGGCCGAGGAGAACGTCAACCGCCACCTCTCGATGGCGAAGGACTGGCACCCCCACGACTACGTGCCGTGGGACGAGGGACGGAACTTCGCCGCGCTGGGTGGCGTGGACTGGGAGCCCGAGCAGTCACGGCTCGACGAGGTCGCCAAGGCCGCGATGATCACCAATCTCCTCACCGAGGACAACCTGCCGTCCTACCACCGCGAGATCGCGGAGAGCTTCTCCCGCGACGGCGCGTGGGGCACCTGGGTGGGCCGGTGGACCGCCGAGGAGAACCGTCACGGCATCGTCATGCGCGATTACCTGGTGGTCACCCGCGGCGTGGATCCGGTCGCGCTGGAGAACGCCCGTATGGAACACATGACCAATGGCTTCGCGTCGCCGAACTCCACCGGCATGCTCCACTCCGTCGCCTACGTGACCTTCCAGGAGCTCGCGACCCGCGTGTCGCACCGGAACACCGGCCGGGCCTGCAACGACCCGATCGCCGACAAGATGCTGCAGCGCATCGCGGCCGACGAGAACCTGCACATGATCTTCTACCGCAACATCTGCGAGGCGGCGCTCGAACTGGCGCCCGCGCAGACGCTCGCGGCGATCGTGGAGGTTCTGAAGAACTTCCAGATGCCCGGCGCCGGGATGCCCAACTTCCGCCGCAACGGTGTGCTCATGGCCAAGCACGGCATCTACGACCTGCGTCAGCATCTCGACGACGTGGTCATGCCGGTGCTGCGCAAGTGGAAGGTCTTCGAGCGCGATCTCGGCAGCGACGCCCAGCAGAGCCTCGAGGAGCTCGGTGTCTTCCTCGAGGACCTCGGCCGGCAGGCCGAGAAGTTCGAGGGGATGCGCGACCGCATGCTCGCTCGTGAGGCCGCCAAGCGCGAGAAGGTCGGCGCGGACGCCTGA
- a CDS encoding DUF937 domain-containing protein, producing MASLDELMSRIPVDQVAQRLGVDTPTAETAIRAALPTLVGGLDANAQHPEGAASLLSALDKHSGSPLAEGGVDVDAIDTEDGDRIVSNVFGDKKDQVISTLGSVNGAGGNDLIAKVLPIIAPVVLSYLAKQIGGGASPSASGASQGGLGDLLGGLLKQAGGNSGGAGGIGDLLGSVLGGNSGGGLGGLLGGLLGGGKR from the coding sequence ATGGCAAGCCTCGACGAACTCATGTCCCGCATCCCCGTCGACCAGGTCGCTCAGCGCCTCGGCGTCGACACCCCGACTGCGGAGACCGCCATCCGCGCGGCGCTTCCCACCCTGGTCGGTGGCCTCGACGCCAACGCGCAGCACCCCGAGGGCGCCGCGTCGCTGCTCTCGGCCCTGGACAAGCACTCCGGGTCCCCGCTGGCCGAGGGCGGGGTGGACGTCGACGCGATCGACACCGAGGACGGCGACCGGATCGTCTCCAACGTCTTCGGGGACAAGAAGGACCAGGTGATCAGCACCCTCGGTTCCGTCAACGGGGCCGGCGGCAACGACCTGATCGCCAAGGTGCTCCCGATCATCGCGCCGGTCGTGCTGTCCTATCTCGCCAAGCAGATCGGTGGTGGTGCGTCGCCGAGCGCCTCCGGCGCCTCCCAGGGCGGTCTCGGCGACCTTCTCGGCGGGCTGCTGAAGCAGGCGGGAGGCAACAGCGGCGGGGCGGGCGGCATCGGCGACCTGCTCGGAAGCGTGCTCGGCGGCAACTCCGGCGGCGGCCTCGGTGGCCTGCTCGGCGGACTGCTCGGGGGCGGCAAGCGCTGA
- a CDS encoding TetR/AcrR family transcriptional regulator produces MARQQERARRTRAAIVRSAAAEFAKRGFAAASINAILEQSNATKGAMYFHFASKEDLARAVLDEGIEHYRAIVDKWMDAPGLDPFQRLRGMVGDLGAALHDDVIIAAEFRLVTEPEFIGEARLRGSTVWGRAGYQLAVQAQEQGLFKPGVDLRRFVEAVASSLAGQRYLVDLTSPVVDVRARFEACLEVPLEAMASEEWLAKWREHGWPEISPEAGSMP; encoded by the coding sequence ATGGCTCGTCAACAGGAACGTGCGCGTCGTACCCGAGCAGCAATCGTCCGGTCGGCCGCCGCGGAGTTCGCGAAGCGAGGATTCGCCGCGGCGTCGATCAACGCGATCCTGGAGCAGTCCAACGCGACCAAGGGCGCGATGTACTTCCACTTCGCGTCCAAGGAGGATCTCGCCAGGGCGGTGCTCGACGAGGGCATCGAGCACTACCGCGCGATCGTCGACAAGTGGATGGACGCACCGGGACTCGATCCCTTCCAGCGTCTGCGCGGCATGGTCGGTGACCTCGGCGCCGCCCTGCACGACGATGTGATCATCGCGGCGGAGTTCCGCCTGGTCACCGAGCCGGAGTTCATCGGTGAGGCCCGGTTGCGCGGCAGCACCGTGTGGGGCCGGGCGGGCTACCAGCTCGCGGTGCAGGCGCAGGAGCAGGGCTTGTTCAAGCCGGGCGTCGACCTCCGCCGTTTCGTCGAGGCGGTGGCCTCCTCGCTCGCCGGCCAGCGGTACCTCGTCGACCTCACCTCGCCCGTGGTCGACGTGCGGGCCCGCTTCGAGGCGTGCCTCGAGGTCCCGCTCGAGGCGATGGCGTCGGAGGAGTGGCTGGCGAAATGGCGTGAACACGGCTGGCCGGAGATCTCTCCGGAGGCCGGATCGATGCCCTGA
- a CDS encoding glycosyltransferase family 4 protein: MRVALLSYRSKPHCGGQGVYVRHLSRELVAQGHTVEVFSGQPYPELDPGVLLTKVPSLDLYRDDDPFRTPRPSEFRDLIDVLEVATMWTAGFPEPRTFGLRVARLLRERAADFDVVHDNQSLGSGLLKIAEDLPLVATIHHPITRDRELDLASAGSWRRRITLRRWYGFLRMQERVARRIPTLLTVSENSAADIRSAFGIEADRIHTVPLGVDTDTFAPADERVPGRIVCVASADAPLKGVPTLLEAVAKLRTEREVELVLVSRLAPGGATEKLIDELAIGDVVRTVSGIDDAELAGLLASAEIAAVPSLYEGFSLPAVEAMSCGTPLVASRAGAIPEVVGDAGVLVPPGDAQQLAAALADLFDDPEARRRLGTKGRDRVLERYSWAAVASQTAALYERAITAHREGKNGC, encoded by the coding sequence GTGCGCGTAGCTCTGTTGTCGTATCGGAGCAAGCCGCATTGCGGGGGCCAGGGCGTCTACGTCCGCCATCTCAGTCGCGAACTCGTCGCGCAGGGGCACACCGTCGAGGTGTTCTCGGGGCAGCCCTATCCCGAACTCGATCCCGGCGTGCTCCTCACCAAGGTGCCCAGCCTGGATCTCTACCGCGACGACGATCCCTTCCGCACCCCGCGGCCGAGCGAGTTCCGCGACCTGATCGACGTCCTCGAGGTCGCCACCATGTGGACCGCCGGCTTCCCCGAACCACGCACCTTCGGGCTGCGCGTTGCGCGGCTGCTGCGCGAGCGGGCCGCCGACTTCGACGTCGTGCACGACAACCAGTCGCTCGGCTCCGGTCTGCTGAAGATCGCCGAGGACCTGCCCCTGGTGGCGACGATCCACCATCCGATCACCCGCGACCGCGAACTCGACCTCGCCTCGGCCGGTTCCTGGCGTCGCCGCATCACCCTCCGCCGCTGGTACGGCTTCCTGCGCATGCAGGAACGGGTCGCGCGACGGATCCCCACGCTGCTGACCGTCTCGGAGAACTCCGCCGCCGACATCCGGTCCGCCTTCGGTATCGAGGCCGACCGCATCCACACCGTCCCGCTCGGGGTGGACACCGACACCTTCGCGCCCGCCGACGAGCGCGTCCCGGGACGCATCGTGTGCGTCGCCAGCGCCGACGCCCCGCTCAAGGGTGTACCGACCCTGCTCGAGGCGGTCGCGAAGCTGCGCACCGAACGTGAGGTCGAACTCGTCCTCGTCTCCAGGCTGGCACCCGGCGGGGCCACCGAGAAACTCATCGACGAACTCGCGATCGGCGACGTCGTCCGCACGGTCTCCGGGATCGACGACGCGGAACTCGCGGGGCTGCTCGCGTCCGCCGAGATCGCCGCGGTGCCGTCCCTCTACGAGGGGTTCTCGCTGCCGGCCGTCGAGGCGATGTCCTGCGGCACACCGCTCGTCGCCAGCCGCGCCGGTGCCATCCCCGAGGTGGTGGGCGACGCCGGGGTGCTCGTGCCGCCGGGTGACGCGCAGCAGCTGGCCGCGGCGCTGGCGGACCTGTTCGACGATCCGGAAGCACGCCGGCGGCTCGGCACGAAGGGTCGGGACCGGGTGCTCGAAAGATACAGCTGGGCGGCTGTCGCCTCGCAGACCGCCGCCCTCTACGAGCGGGCGATCACCGCGCACCGAGAGGGGAAGAACGGATGCTGA
- a CDS encoding class I SAM-dependent methyltransferase gives MLTVDFDRLGVRPGMRAIDIGAGQGRHSFELYRRGADVVAFDQSADDMKAVADMFVAMELEGEVPEGALARAEVGDALALPYEDATFDLVLISEVLEHVPEDERAIAELVRVLKPGGVAAVTVPRWLPERICWALSDAYHEVEGGHVRIYKADELAAELTRAGLVVTGTDHAHALHSPYWWLKCAVGVDNDDNPLTKAYHQLLVWDLMKAPWITRTAEKLLAPLIGKSVVFYLEKPGPAGAAAR, from the coding sequence ATGCTGACCGTCGACTTCGACCGCCTGGGCGTCCGGCCCGGGATGCGCGCCATCGACATCGGGGCCGGGCAGGGCCGCCACTCCTTCGAGCTGTACCGCCGCGGGGCGGACGTCGTGGCGTTCGACCAGAGCGCCGACGACATGAAGGCCGTGGCCGACATGTTCGTCGCGATGGAACTCGAGGGCGAGGTGCCCGAGGGTGCGCTGGCCCGCGCCGAGGTCGGCGACGCCCTGGCCCTGCCTTACGAGGACGCGACCTTCGACCTCGTGCTGATCTCGGAGGTGCTCGAGCACGTCCCCGAGGACGAGCGGGCGATCGCGGAACTCGTCCGCGTCCTCAAGCCCGGTGGTGTCGCCGCAGTGACGGTGCCCCGCTGGCTGCCGGAGCGTATCTGCTGGGCCCTGTCCGACGCCTACCACGAGGTGGAGGGCGGGCACGTCCGCATCTACAAGGCCGACGAACTCGCCGCCGAACTCACGAGGGCCGGTCTCGTCGTCACCGGCACCGACCACGCGCACGCTCTGCACTCGCCCTACTGGTGGCTCAAGTGCGCGGTGGGCGTCGACAACGACGACAACCCGCTCACCAAGGCCTACCACCAGCTGCTGGTGTGGGATCTGATGAAGGCGCCGTGGATCACCCGCACCGCCGAGAAGCTGCTCGCCCCCCTCATCGGCAAGTCGGTCGTGTTCTATCTCGAGAAGCCGGGTCCCGCCGGTGCTGCGGCGCGGTGA
- a CDS encoding prenyltransferase, translating to MPSVPGVLSPEQCLDTGRAIARMQQSSGAIPWFPGGHTDPWDHIESAMALTVTGLREEAEAAFEWCRRTQRPDGSWPVRFRGDTIENHDTDSNFTAYIAVGVWHHHLVTGDRQFVEHMWPTVRAALDLVVDMQLPGGQIAWARGEGGLCDEALLTGCSSIHQSLGCGLRLAELVGESQPDWEVALIRLGHALRRHPEVFTPKPEYSMDWYYPILGGALRGPEAHERIRDRWVDFVVDGLGIRCVDHRPWVTGAETCELVLALDTLGYTGRARGLFAAMQHLRDPDGSYWTGLVYADGKRWPVELSSWTSAAVVLAADALSRTTGGNSIFRDAAAPARRLGADRCTEHCPVLV from the coding sequence ATGCCGTCGGTGCCGGGCGTGCTGTCACCGGAACAGTGCCTGGACACCGGCCGCGCCATCGCGCGCATGCAGCAATCGTCCGGTGCGATCCCGTGGTTCCCCGGCGGGCACACCGACCCCTGGGACCACATCGAGTCCGCGATGGCGTTGACCGTCACCGGGCTGCGCGAGGAAGCGGAGGCCGCTTTCGAGTGGTGCCGCCGCACGCAGCGGCCCGACGGGTCGTGGCCCGTCCGTTTCCGCGGCGACACGATCGAGAACCACGACACCGACAGTAATTTCACCGCCTACATCGCGGTGGGGGTGTGGCACCACCATCTCGTCACCGGGGACCGGCAGTTCGTCGAGCACATGTGGCCGACGGTGCGTGCCGCGCTCGACCTCGTCGTCGACATGCAGCTGCCGGGCGGCCAGATCGCCTGGGCCCGAGGCGAGGGCGGGTTGTGCGACGAGGCGCTGCTGACGGGTTGTTCGAGCATCCACCAGAGCCTCGGCTGCGGACTCCGGCTCGCCGAACTGGTGGGTGAGTCGCAACCCGACTGGGAGGTCGCGCTGATCCGCCTCGGGCACGCGCTGCGCCGGCACCCCGAGGTGTTCACCCCGAAGCCCGAGTACTCGATGGACTGGTACTACCCGATCCTCGGCGGTGCGTTGCGGGGACCCGAAGCGCACGAACGGATCCGGGACCGATGGGTGGACTTCGTGGTCGACGGGCTCGGGATCCGGTGCGTCGACCACCGTCCCTGGGTCACCGGAGCCGAGACCTGCGAACTGGTGCTGGCCCTCGACACCCTCGGCTACACGGGCCGGGCACGCGGATTGTTCGCCGCCATGCAGCATCTGCGCGATCCGGACGGCTCCTACTGGACCGGCCTGGTCTACGCGGACGGTAAACGCTGGCCGGTGGAACTGAGTTCGTGGACCAGCGCGGCGGTCGTGCTGGCCGCCGACGCCCTGTCGCGAACGACCGGCGGCAACTCGATCTTCCGCGACGCGGCGGCACCCGCCCGGCGGCTGGGCGCCGACCGCTGCACGGAGCACTGCCCGGTGCTGGTCTGA
- a CDS encoding class I SAM-dependent methyltransferase, with translation MTRTTLPREMVELAEATAGFMPHHEGIALHAAAVRYLGEGVGIEIGTYCGRSTVYLGAAAKATGGTVVTVDHHHGSEEHQPGWEYHDASLVDPHTGRLDTVGALRHTLADGDLESHVVAVVGNSPLVASFWRTPASFVFIDGGHSSEAAQADYEGWARWVVIGGALIIHDVFPDPRDGGRPPYEIYCRALESGEFVEKSVTDSLRVLERVSGTVGVLPGS, from the coding sequence ATGACCCGCACCACGCTGCCCCGCGAGATGGTCGAACTCGCCGAAGCCACAGCCGGTTTCATGCCCCATCACGAAGGCATCGCGTTGCACGCGGCCGCCGTGCGGTATCTCGGGGAGGGGGTCGGTATCGAGATCGGCACCTACTGCGGTCGCTCGACCGTCTACCTCGGTGCCGCCGCGAAGGCCACCGGGGGCACCGTCGTCACCGTCGACCACCACCACGGTTCCGAGGAACACCAGCCAGGCTGGGAGTACCACGACGCGTCGCTGGTCGATCCGCACACCGGGCGTCTCGACACCGTCGGTGCGCTCCGGCACACCCTCGCCGACGGCGACCTCGAATCGCACGTCGTCGCGGTGGTCGGCAATTCCCCTCTCGTGGCATCGTTCTGGCGCACCCCCGCGTCGTTCGTGTTCATCGACGGCGGGCACAGCAGCGAGGCCGCGCAGGCCGACTACGAGGGCTGGGCCCGGTGGGTGGTGATCGGCGGTGCGCTCATCATCCACGACGTCTTCCCCGACCCGAGGGACGGCGGCCGGCCTCCCTACGAGATCTACTGCCGCGCACTGGAAAGCGGTGAGTTCGTCGAGAAGTCGGTGACCGACTCGCTCCGCGTCCTCGAACGCGTCTCCGGCACGGTGGGTGTCCTGCCGGGCAGCTGA
- a CDS encoding ecdysteroid 22-kinase family protein: MTSTPELLSCADDLTPDRLSELLGGTVRAVTVERIGTGQIGTCHRAVLSGEDVPVSVIVKLPIADPGTRRMLAGAYRGEVHFYTDIAATVAVRTPVCHHAALGDDGEFTLLLEDAAPAAPGDQLTGCTVEQAHDAVRNLAGLHGPRWCDESLHELDFLTPTDAAQARLLAELYGPAIETFADDLGDLVSAEDHALLRACAEVTERWILARSQRFALLHGDYRLDNLLFPPDGAAGVTAVDWQTLTVGLPARDLAYFVATSLPPEVRRAHERDLVATYHRALLGHGVVGYSFEQCWDDYRFALLQGPLVAVFGCAYGVRTPRGDRMFATMVARSCAAIRDLDGLTVVTADVDGDDARVM; this comes from the coding sequence ATGACCTCGACGCCCGAGTTGCTGTCGTGCGCCGACGATCTCACTCCCGATCGCCTGTCCGAGCTGCTGGGCGGGACCGTGCGGGCCGTGACGGTCGAGCGGATCGGCACCGGTCAGATCGGGACATGTCACCGGGCGGTGCTCTCCGGTGAGGACGTGCCGGTGTCGGTGATCGTCAAACTGCCGATCGCGGATCCGGGCACGCGGCGGATGCTCGCCGGTGCCTACCGCGGCGAGGTGCACTTCTACACCGATATCGCGGCGACCGTCGCGGTCCGGACGCCGGTCTGCCACCACGCGGCGCTCGGCGACGACGGCGAGTTCACCCTTCTGCTCGAGGATGCCGCTCCGGCCGCGCCGGGCGATCAGCTCACCGGGTGCACCGTCGAGCAGGCGCACGACGCCGTCCGCAATCTGGCCGGGCTGCACGGCCCGCGCTGGTGCGACGAGAGCCTGCACGAGCTCGACTTCCTCACCCCCACCGACGCGGCGCAGGCCCGGCTCCTCGCGGAGCTGTACGGCCCGGCGATCGAGACCTTCGCCGACGATCTCGGCGACCTCGTCTCCGCGGAGGACCACGCCCTCCTGCGGGCGTGCGCGGAGGTCACCGAGCGGTGGATCCTCGCCCGCTCGCAGCGGTTCGCGTTGCTGCACGGCGACTACCGGCTCGACAACCTGCTGTTCCCGCCCGACGGCGCGGCGGGCGTGACGGCGGTGGACTGGCAGACCCTGACCGTGGGATTGCCGGCCCGCGACCTGGCGTACTTCGTCGCCACGAGCCTGCCGCCGGAGGTACGCCGCGCCCACGAACGGGACCTCGTCGCGACCTACCATCGTGCGCTGCTCGGCCACGGCGTGGTCGGGTACTCGTTCGAGCAGTGCTGGGACGACTACCGGTTCGCCCTGCTGCAGGGGCCGCTCGTCGCCGTGTTCGGGTGTGCCTACGGTGTCCGGACACCGCGTGGTGACCGCATGTTCGCGACGATGGTCGCGCGGTCGTGCGCGGCGATCCGCGACCTGGACGGTCTCACCGTGGTGACCGCGGACGTCGACGGCGACGACGCGCGGGTAATGTGA